From a region of the Crocosphaera sp. UHCC 0190 genome:
- a CDS encoding pitrilysin family protein codes for MLTSVLDSSVSHAPTIVNLDNGLTIIAEQMPVEAVNLNVWLRVGSALESNEINGMAHFLEHMVFKGTPSLKSGEFEQRIEQRGAVTNAATSQEYTHFYVTSAPADFASLMPLQLDVVLNPSIGDEAFERERFVVLEEIRRSDDNPRRRTFYRAMETCFESLPYRRPVLGPASVIEQLTPQQMRDFHASCYQPESVTAVAVGNLPVEKLIKLVTDSFDQTYSPKPQVSEKFEGLTLPFSAELPFTDIVRHNYEDERLQQARLMMMWRVPGLLDLSETYALDVLAAILGQGKVSRLFRELREEKGLVSHVSVSNMTQNIQGMFYVAAQLPSENLAEVEQIIAKHLRQIQEESVTLAELERIQTQVVNRFIFSNERPSDRANLYGYYYSQLQDLSPALTYPARIQALSLDDIQAAAQQYLSPNAYGITVVKPTV; via the coding sequence ATGCTCACTTCCGTTCTCGACTCGTCAGTTTCCCATGCACCCACTATTGTTAATCTGGACAATGGTTTAACGATTATTGCTGAACAAATGCCTGTAGAAGCAGTTAACCTCAATGTCTGGTTGAGGGTGGGTTCAGCGTTAGAATCTAATGAGATCAATGGGATGGCTCATTTTCTCGAACACATGGTCTTTAAGGGGACACCAAGCTTGAAAAGTGGAGAATTTGAGCAAAGGATTGAACAAAGAGGAGCCGTTACCAATGCAGCTACTTCTCAAGAGTACACCCATTTCTATGTTACCAGTGCGCCAGCAGATTTTGCCAGTTTAATGCCTTTACAATTGGATGTGGTGTTAAACCCCAGTATCGGGGATGAAGCCTTTGAAAGAGAACGATTTGTGGTATTAGAAGAAATCCGTCGCTCTGATGACAACCCTCGTCGTCGCACCTTTTATCGAGCGATGGAGACTTGTTTTGAAAGTTTACCCTATCGTCGTCCAGTATTGGGGCCAGCTTCGGTGATCGAACAGTTAACCCCGCAGCAAATGCGGGATTTTCATGCCAGTTGTTATCAACCAGAGTCAGTAACGGCAGTTGCGGTGGGTAATCTTCCGGTGGAAAAATTAATTAAACTGGTGACGGATAGTTTTGACCAAACTTACAGTCCAAAACCTCAAGTTTCGGAAAAATTTGAAGGGTTAACTTTGCCTTTTTCTGCTGAACTGCCTTTTACTGATATTGTTCGTCATAATTATGAAGATGAACGTCTGCAACAAGCGCGTTTGATGATGATGTGGCGGGTTCCTGGATTACTTGATTTGAGCGAAACCTATGCTTTAGATGTTTTAGCAGCAATTTTAGGACAAGGAAAAGTTTCTCGACTGTTTCGGGAGTTACGGGAAGAAAAGGGCTTAGTATCTCATGTGAGTGTCAGTAATATGACCCAAAATATTCAAGGAATGTTTTATGTAGCGGCACAATTACCATCGGAAAATCTGGCAGAAGTAGAACAAATTATTGCTAAACATTTACGGCAGATTCAAGAAGAATCAGTTACATTAGCAGAATTAGAAAGGATTCAGACTCAGGTAGTGAATCGCTTTATTTTTAGTAATGAACGACCAAGTGATCGCGCTAATCTTTATGGCTATTATTATTCTCAACTGCAAGATTTAAGTCCGGCCCTAACTTATCCTGCTAGAATTCAAGCATTGAGTTTAGATGATATTCAAGCCGCAGCGCAACAATATTTGTCTCCTAATGCTTATGGTATCACAGTAGTCAAACCGACTGTTTGA
- the rplF gene encoding 50S ribosomal protein L6 codes for MSRIGKRPISLPKKVTVDIKGQHISVTGPKGSLELDLPGKVNVTQDGETLLVERQDESRTARERHGLCRTLVANMVDGVSQGFEKRLSIQGVGYRAQAQGTKLTLNVGYSKPVEMTMPKGIQVAVENNTLVIVTGIDKEIVGNIAAQIRAVRPPEVYKGKGIRYLGEMVRRKAGKTGKK; via the coding sequence ATGTCTCGTATTGGTAAACGCCCAATTTCACTTCCTAAAAAAGTCACCGTTGACATTAAAGGGCAACATATTTCCGTCACAGGGCCAAAAGGCTCCCTAGAACTTGACCTGCCAGGTAAAGTGAATGTGACTCAAGACGGTGAAACTCTCCTCGTCGAGCGACAAGACGAATCACGAACCGCCCGCGAACGTCATGGTCTTTGTCGTACCCTAGTGGCCAATATGGTTGACGGGGTTTCTCAAGGCTTTGAAAAACGTCTCAGTATCCAAGGGGTGGGCTACCGGGCCCAAGCTCAAGGGACTAAACTCACCCTCAACGTTGGTTATAGTAAACCCGTTGAGATGACTATGCCCAAAGGTATTCAGGTGGCCGTTGAAAACAATACCCTAGTAATTGTGACCGGCATTGACAAAGAAATTGTCGGTAACATTGCTGCTCAAATTCGAGCCGTTCGCCCCCCAGAAGTTTATAAAGGCAAAGGCATTCGCTATTTGGGTGAAATGGTCAGACGTAAAGCGGGTAAGACAGGTAAGAAATAA
- the rplC gene encoding 50S ribosomal protein L3, translating to MAIGLLGTKLGMTQIFDQESGLAIPVTVVQAGPCTVTQVKTSDTDGYSAIQIGYLEVKEKALTKPELGHLKRAEATPLRHLKEYRVDDTAAYELGSALKADVFNTGDIVDVAGTSMGRGFAGYQKRHNFKRGNMTHGSKNHRLPGSTGAGTTPGRVYPGKRMAGQYGATQVTARHLQVVRVDAERNLLLIKGAVPGKKGSLLSITPAKTVGK from the coding sequence GTGGCTATCGGTCTCCTCGGTACTAAACTCGGCATGACCCAAATTTTCGACCAAGAATCAGGACTTGCTATTCCTGTGACAGTCGTTCAAGCCGGCCCCTGTACCGTTACACAAGTTAAAACATCGGACACAGATGGTTACAGTGCCATCCAAATTGGCTATTTAGAAGTCAAAGAAAAAGCCCTGACTAAACCCGAATTAGGGCATTTAAAAAGAGCAGAAGCAACTCCTCTACGCCATCTGAAGGAATACCGCGTTGATGATACCGCCGCCTATGAATTAGGCTCAGCCCTCAAAGCCGATGTCTTCAATACAGGTGACATCGTTGATGTGGCTGGAACCTCAATGGGACGGGGATTTGCCGGCTATCAAAAGCGGCATAACTTCAAACGAGGCAATATGACCCACGGCTCGAAAAACCACCGCCTTCCAGGTTCAACCGGAGCCGGAACCACCCCAGGACGGGTTTATCCTGGTAAGCGCATGGCAGGTCAATATGGGGCAACCCAAGTGACCGCTCGTCACTTACAAGTTGTGCGAGTAGACGCAGAGCGTAACCTTTTATTAATTAAAGGAGCCGTGCCTGGCAAAAAAGGGAGTCTCCTGAGTATTACCCCGGCCAAAACCGTCGGTAAGTAA
- the rpmC gene encoding 50S ribosomal protein L29 — MALPKIEEARKLSDQELTEEILATKRKLFDLRFQQATRRLEKTHEFKHTRHRMAQLLTVERERQLDISPSSPQEEE; from the coding sequence ATGGCACTACCGAAGATAGAAGAGGCGAGAAAACTCAGTGATCAGGAGTTGACAGAAGAAATTCTGGCCACCAAGCGTAAACTCTTTGATTTGAGGTTTCAGCAAGCCACCCGCCGCTTAGAAAAAACCCATGAGTTTAAGCATACTCGTCATCGCATGGCTCAACTATTGACCGTGGAACGGGAACGTCAACTAGATATTAGCCCTTCGTCTCCACAAGAGGAGGAATAA
- the rplN gene encoding 50S ribosomal protein L14, producing MIQQQTYLNVADNSGARKLMCLRVLGTGNCRFGEIGDEIIAVVKDAIPNMPIKRSDIVKAVIVRTRQPVKRASGMTIRFDDNAAVIINNDGNPKGTRVFGPVARELRDKNYTKIVSLAPEVL from the coding sequence GTGATTCAACAGCAAACCTATCTCAATGTCGCTGATAATAGTGGGGCCCGTAAACTCATGTGTTTACGGGTACTCGGCACAGGAAATTGCCGCTTTGGTGAGATTGGGGATGAAATTATTGCCGTCGTTAAAGATGCCATTCCCAATATGCCCATCAAACGCTCGGATATCGTCAAAGCCGTGATTGTGCGGACTCGTCAGCCCGTTAAACGGGCCAGTGGCATGACGATTCGTTTTGATGATAATGCCGCAGTGATCATCAACAATGATGGTAATCCCAAAGGAACTCGTGTTTTTGGCCCAGTGGCCAGAGAACTGCGGGATAAAAACTATACTAAAATCGTTTCCTTGGCACCGGAGGTACTTTGA
- the rplP gene encoding 50S ribosomal protein L16, protein MLSPRRTKFRKQQRGRMRGLAYRGSTLNFGDYALQATEPCWITARQIEAGRRAMTRYIRRGGKIWIRVFPDKPVTMRPAETRMGSGKGSPEFWVAVVKPGRILFELSGVTEPIAREAMRLAAQKLPIKTKFITREEEYI, encoded by the coding sequence ATGCTTAGTCCTAGAAGAACTAAATTCCGTAAACAACAGCGAGGCCGTATGAGAGGGCTGGCCTATCGGGGCAGTACCCTGAATTTTGGGGATTATGCTCTCCAAGCGACAGAACCCTGTTGGATTACAGCCCGTCAGATCGAAGCAGGGAGACGGGCCATGACTCGTTATATTCGTCGGGGTGGTAAAATTTGGATTCGGGTTTTCCCCGATAAACCTGTCACCATGCGCCCTGCAGAAACTCGGATGGGGTCAGGGAAAGGTTCCCCTGAATTTTGGGTCGCCGTGGTTAAACCAGGGCGGATCTTGTTTGAGTTATCAGGGGTAACAGAACCCATTGCCCGCGAAGCCATGCGCCTAGCCGCCCAAAAACTCCCCATCAAAACGAAGTTTATTACCCGCGAAGAGGAGTATATCTAA
- the rplE gene encoding 50S ribosomal protein L5 — MAQTRLKTFYQETIIPKLQEQFSYSNIHQVPKVVKITVNRGLGEASQNAKALESSISELATITGQKPVVTRAKKAIAGFKIREGMPVGVMVTLRSERMYAFLDRLINIALPRIRDFRGISAKSFDGRGNYSLGIREQLIFPEIDYDTIDQIRGMDVSIITTAQTDEEGRALLKEMGMPFRT; from the coding sequence ATGGCCCAAACCCGACTAAAAACCTTTTATCAAGAGACGATCATTCCTAAACTTCAAGAGCAGTTTAGCTACAGCAACATTCACCAAGTTCCCAAAGTCGTCAAAATTACGGTTAACCGAGGACTCGGAGAAGCCTCGCAAAACGCCAAGGCCTTAGAGTCCTCCATTAGCGAACTCGCCACCATTACTGGACAAAAACCCGTTGTCACCAGAGCCAAAAAAGCGATCGCGGGCTTTAAAATCCGGGAAGGAATGCCCGTTGGGGTAATGGTAACATTGCGCTCGGAACGAATGTATGCTTTTTTAGATCGTTTGATCAATATAGCCTTGCCACGGATTCGGGACTTTCGCGGCATTAGTGCCAAAAGCTTTGATGGACGAGGTAACTACAGTCTCGGCATCCGCGAACAACTCATTTTCCCAGAAATTGATTACGACACCATCGATCAAATTCGAGGAATGGATGTCTCGATCATCACCACGGCCCAGACTGATGAAGAAGGGCGTGCTTTGCTCAAAGAAATGGGAATGCCCTTCCGTACCTAG
- the rplR gene encoding 50S ribosomal protein L18, with translation MKITRRESVKRRHRRVRKKVTGTPDCPRLAVFRSNHHIYAQVIDDVAQHTLAAASTLEADLKTTVSSGSTCEASSAVGKLVAERLLAKGIEQVVFDRGGNLYHGRVKALAEAAREAGLQF, from the coding sequence ATGAAAATCACACGCAGAGAATCTGTAAAACGTCGCCATCGGCGCGTTCGCAAAAAAGTTACTGGCACGCCAGATTGTCCTCGTTTAGCTGTTTTTCGTTCCAATCATCATATCTATGCTCAAGTGATTGATGATGTGGCGCAACATACCTTAGCTGCCGCTTCTACCCTGGAAGCCGATCTGAAAACGACTGTCTCATCAGGGTCTACCTGTGAAGCTTCATCGGCTGTGGGTAAATTAGTCGCCGAACGGCTTCTGGCCAAAGGCATTGAACAAGTCGTTTTTGATCGCGGCGGTAATCTCTACCATGGTCGAGTGAAAGCCTTAGCTGAAGCAGCCCGTGAAGCAGGATTACAGTTTTA
- the rpsH gene encoding 30S ribosomal protein S8, translating to MAPNDTISDMLTRIRNACAVRHPTTQVPTTRMTRSIAQVLKEEGFIDSFEETGEGVQKYLVISLKYKARSRQPIINTLQRVSKPGLRVYSNRKDLPRVLGGIGIAIISTSKGIMTDREARRQNLGGEVLCYVW from the coding sequence ATGGCACCTAACGACACTATCTCAGATATGCTCACTCGTATCCGCAACGCTTGTGCGGTACGTCATCCCACGACTCAAGTTCCCACCACCAGAATGACTCGGAGTATCGCCCAAGTCCTCAAAGAAGAGGGATTTATCGACAGCTTTGAAGAAACAGGAGAGGGAGTACAAAAATATCTCGTTATCTCCCTAAAATACAAAGCCAGAAGCCGTCAGCCAATTATTAATACCCTGCAACGGGTTAGTAAGCCTGGCTTGCGAGTTTACTCCAATCGCAAAGACTTACCCCGTGTCCTTGGTGGCATTGGCATCGCCATTATCTCCACCTCGAAAGGAATCATGACTGATCGAGAAGCACGCCGTCAAAACCTCGGTGGTGAAGTTCTCTGCTACGTTTGGTAG
- a CDS encoding DUF29 domain-containing protein yields MIRKTKLSTEKLYDQDYQLWLEITLEQLRNSEYSQVDWENLLEEIEGMTRNDKRALKSLLTRLFEHFLKLAYWKSEREYNQAGWEGEIQNFRVQIKELLEDSPSLKPYLRQIIEKSYKDAVKITCKKTRLPSNTFPVDSIANAEQILDDNWLPITCNN; encoded by the coding sequence ATGATTAGAAAAACAAAATTATCAACAGAAAAGTTATACGATCAAGATTATCAACTCTGGTTAGAAATCACTTTAGAACAACTTCGCAACAGTGAATATTCTCAAGTAGATTGGGAAAACTTATTAGAGGAAATAGAGGGAATGACGAGAAATGATAAACGAGCCTTAAAAAGTTTATTAACTCGTCTATTTGAACACTTTTTAAAGTTAGCTTACTGGAAATCAGAAAGAGAGTATAATCAAGCAGGATGGGAAGGAGAAATTCAAAATTTTCGGGTTCAGATTAAAGAGTTATTAGAAGATAGTCCTAGTTTGAAGCCTTATCTAAGACAAATTATAGAAAAGTCTTATAAAGACGCAGTAAAAATTACCTGCAAAAAAACTCGACTTCCTTCTAATACTTTTCCTGTTGATTCTATCGCTAATGCAGAGCAAATTTTAGATGATAATTGGCTTCCAATTACCTGCAACAATTAA
- the rplV gene encoding 50S ribosomal protein L22: MAVDTTTEAKAIARYVRMSPFKVRRVLDQIRGRSYREALIILEFMPYRACEPILKVLRSAAANAEHNQGMDRATLIVSQAYADGGPSLRRFRPRAQGRAYQIRKPTCHITVAVAPAVTKN, encoded by the coding sequence ATGGCAGTTGATACGACAACAGAAGCCAAAGCCATTGCGCGCTATGTCCGTATGTCCCCCTTTAAGGTACGACGGGTATTAGACCAAATCCGCGGCCGTTCCTACCGCGAAGCCTTGATAATTTTGGAATTCATGCCCTATCGGGCCTGTGAACCAATTTTAAAGGTTTTACGCTCAGCCGCAGCCAATGCCGAACACAATCAAGGTATGGATCGAGCCACCTTAATCGTTAGCCAAGCCTATGCCGATGGTGGCCCGAGTTTACGACGGTTTCGACCAAGGGCTCAAGGACGCGCCTATCAAATCCGTAAGCCGACTTGTCACATTACGGTAGCCGTCGCCCCTGCTGTGACGAAAAACTAA
- the rpsS gene encoding 30S ribosomal protein S19 translates to MGRSLKKGPFIADSLLSKIEKLNEKGDKQVIKTWSRASTIVPLMVGHTIAVHNGKQHVPIFISEQMVGHKLGEFAPTRTFRGHAKSDKKSGRR, encoded by the coding sequence ATGGGACGCTCTCTCAAAAAAGGCCCGTTCATCGCAGATAGTCTCCTTTCTAAAATTGAAAAACTCAATGAGAAAGGAGATAAACAGGTAATTAAAACCTGGTCTAGAGCTTCGACGATTGTTCCCCTCATGGTTGGCCATACCATCGCCGTTCACAACGGGAAACAACACGTTCCGATTTTTATTTCTGAACAAATGGTTGGTCATAAATTAGGGGAATTTGCCCCGACGCGAACCTTTCGAGGCCACGCGAAAAGCGATAAAAAATCCGGTCGAAGATAA
- the rpsC gene encoding 30S ribosomal protein S3 produces the protein MGQKIHPIGFRLGITKDHKSCWYADTKRYPDLLKEDLKIRQYVEKNLSNAGIADIRIERKADQIDLAIHTARPGVVVGRGGSGIEQLRVGLQQQLGGNRQIRINVIEVSRVDADAALIAEYITQQLQRRVSFRRVVRQAIQRAQRAEVKGIKIQVSGRLNGAEIARTEWVREGRVPLHTLRADIDYSYRTAQTIYGILGVKVWVFKGEIIPGQEEPAPPAPTQNPRRGRRRQQFEDRSDEQ, from the coding sequence ATGGGACAAAAAATTCATCCAATTGGTTTTCGTCTCGGCATCACCAAAGACCATAAATCTTGTTGGTATGCCGATACTAAACGCTATCCCGATCTGCTAAAAGAAGATCTAAAAATTCGCCAGTACGTTGAAAAAAACCTGAGTAATGCGGGTATTGCGGATATTCGCATTGAACGCAAAGCTGATCAAATTGATCTCGCCATTCACACGGCCCGGCCTGGGGTAGTGGTAGGTCGAGGCGGCAGTGGCATTGAACAACTGCGGGTTGGACTGCAACAACAACTCGGTGGCAACCGCCAAATTCGGATCAATGTGATTGAAGTTTCACGGGTTGACGCAGATGCCGCTTTGATAGCTGAGTATATTACTCAACAATTACAGCGACGGGTTTCCTTCCGTCGAGTTGTCCGTCAAGCCATTCAACGGGCCCAACGGGCAGAAGTCAAGGGCATCAAGATCCAAGTCAGCGGCCGTCTCAACGGGGCGGAAATTGCGCGGACTGAATGGGTTAGAGAAGGCCGCGTACCACTTCATACCCTGAGAGCCGATATTGACTATTCTTATCGCACGGCTCAAACCATTTATGGCATTTTAGGGGTGAAGGTGTGGGTATTCAAAGGGGAAATTATTCCCGGTCAAGAAGAACCCGCACCCCCAGCACCGACCCAAAACCCACGGCGAGGCCGTCGTCGTCAACAGTTTGAAGACCGATCTGATGAACAGTAA
- the rplB gene encoding 50S ribosomal protein L2, translating into MGIRTYRPYTPGTRQASVSDFAEITKSEPEKSLTTYKHNQKGRNNRGVITSRHRGGGHKRLYRIIDFRRDKYGIPAKVAAIEYDPNRNARIALLFYQDGEKRYILAPAGVTVGTTVISGEDAPFEVGNALPLSRIPLGTDVHNIELVAGKGGQMVRAAGGSAQLVAKEGDYVTLKLPSKEVRMVRKECYATIGKVGNSDARNLKLGKAGRKRHLGRRPHVRGSVMNPVDHPHGGGEGRAPIGRSGPVTPWGKPTLGAKTRNKKKASSRLIVRRRN; encoded by the coding sequence ATGGGTATTAGAACCTATCGGCCATACACTCCAGGAACCAGACAGGCCTCTGTCTCGGATTTCGCGGAAATCACTAAAAGTGAGCCGGAAAAATCACTAACAACGTATAAACACAACCAGAAAGGGCGCAATAATCGCGGGGTTATTACCAGTCGTCATCGTGGCGGCGGTCATAAACGGCTTTATCGAATTATAGACTTTCGACGGGATAAATATGGTATTCCGGCTAAAGTTGCAGCGATTGAGTATGATCCCAATCGTAACGCTCGTATTGCCCTCCTTTTCTACCAAGATGGAGAAAAGAGATATATTTTAGCCCCTGCTGGCGTTACCGTTGGCACAACGGTAATATCTGGAGAAGATGCCCCCTTTGAGGTAGGAAATGCCCTGCCCTTGTCCCGAATTCCCTTGGGAACCGACGTTCATAATATTGAACTGGTGGCCGGAAAAGGCGGACAAATGGTTCGCGCTGCTGGGGGTTCAGCCCAATTGGTGGCCAAAGAAGGGGACTATGTTACCTTGAAATTACCTTCCAAAGAAGTCCGCATGGTGCGAAAAGAGTGCTATGCCACCATCGGGAAAGTCGGTAACAGCGATGCCAGAAATTTAAAATTAGGGAAAGCAGGACGCAAACGACACCTGGGCCGTAGACCCCATGTGAGAGGAAGCGTCATGAACCCAGTGGATCACCCCCATGGAGGGGGAGAGGGACGCGCTCCCATCGGGAGAAGTGGCCCAGTGACTCCTTGGGGTAAACCCACCTTAGGAGCGAAGACTCGTAACAAGAAAAAAGCGAGTTCTCGTCTCATTGTGCGTCGTCGCAATTAG
- the rplX gene encoding 50S ribosomal protein L24, translating into MSNQKTAPKRHKMHVKQGDTVQVISGRDKGKVGEILSTDPKKSQVTVQGVNIRTKHVKPQQEGESGQISTFEGPIHSSNVMLYSTKEQVASRIAYTVTEEGRKVRMLKKTGEIID; encoded by the coding sequence ATGAGTAATCAAAAAACTGCCCCAAAACGTCACAAAATGCACGTTAAACAAGGGGATACCGTTCAAGTTATTTCAGGGCGTGACAAAGGCAAAGTAGGGGAAATTTTGAGTACCGACCCCAAAAAAAGCCAAGTCACTGTTCAAGGGGTCAACATCAGAACCAAGCACGTTAAACCCCAACAAGAAGGGGAATCTGGTCAAATTTCCACCTTTGAAGGGCCGATCCACAGTTCTAATGTCATGTTGTACTCGACCAAAGAACAAGTGGCTAGCCGCATCGCCTACACCGTGACAGAAGAAGGTCGTAAAGTGCGGATGTTGAAAAAAACAGGGGAAATCATCGATTAA
- the rplD gene encoding 50S ribosomal protein L4, which yields MVNCNVKNWQGEEVGQATLELKVAKEENASHILHRAVTRQLTNARQGTASAKTRAEVRGGGRKPWRQKGTGRARAGSNRSPLWRGGGVIFGPKPRDFNLKMNRKERRLALRTALGSRAEDLIVVENFAEQLPQPKTKELALALSRWGVEANQKVALILVDSPDSVYLSARNLCYVKLLRADGLNVYDLLNADKIVATSEALAKIQEVYND from the coding sequence ATGGTTAACTGTAACGTTAAAAATTGGCAAGGGGAAGAAGTTGGCCAGGCAACCCTTGAATTAAAAGTGGCAAAAGAAGAGAATGCTTCTCACATTCTCCATCGCGCCGTCACTCGTCAACTTACTAATGCCCGTCAAGGCACGGCTTCCGCCAAAACCAGAGCCGAAGTAAGAGGTGGTGGACGCAAACCCTGGCGACAAAAAGGTACAGGGAGAGCCAGAGCGGGATCAAACCGTTCCCCCCTGTGGCGTGGTGGTGGGGTGATCTTTGGACCCAAACCCAGAGACTTCAACCTCAAAATGAACCGCAAAGAACGAAGACTCGCCCTGAGAACGGCCCTAGGCAGTCGGGCAGAGGATTTAATTGTGGTGGAAAACTTTGCCGAACAATTGCCCCAACCCAAAACCAAAGAACTCGCCTTAGCCCTAAGTCGTTGGGGTGTCGAAGCAAACCAAAAAGTGGCTTTAATCCTAGTAGACTCACCAGACAGCGTCTATTTATCCGCTCGAAACCTTTGCTATGTCAAGCTTTTGCGGGCTGATGGACTCAACGTCTATGATCTGCTCAATGCCGACAAAATTGTCGCCACCTCCGAAGCCCTAGCCAAAATCCAGGAGGTTTACAATGATTAA
- the rpsQ gene encoding 30S ribosomal protein S17 encodes MAVKERVGVVVSNKMDKTVVVAIENRSPHPKYGKIMVKTKKFKAHDQENQCQEGDRVRIQETRPLSKTKRWVVAEILTSH; translated from the coding sequence ATGGCAGTTAAAGAAAGAGTCGGGGTTGTGGTGAGCAATAAAATGGATAAAACCGTAGTGGTTGCCATTGAAAATCGCTCTCCTCACCCCAAATACGGCAAGATCATGGTAAAAACCAAGAAATTTAAAGCCCATGATCAAGAGAATCAATGTCAAGAAGGCGATCGCGTTCGCATTCAAGAAACCCGTCCCCTCAGCAAAACCAAACGTTGGGTCGTCGCTGAAATTTTAACCTCTCATTAA
- a CDS encoding 50S ribosomal protein L23 — MIKDNPRDLADLVIKPIITEKATRLLEQNKYVFDVALKATKPEIKAAIEGLFGVSVIGVNTARPPRKKRRVGKFIGYKSLYKRAIVTLEEGDTIGLFPDV, encoded by the coding sequence ATGATTAAAGATAATCCCCGTGACCTGGCTGATTTAGTGATCAAGCCGATCATTACTGAAAAAGCGACCCGGCTCTTAGAGCAGAACAAATATGTCTTTGATGTAGCTTTAAAAGCGACCAAACCCGAAATTAAGGCAGCTATAGAGGGTCTATTTGGGGTTAGCGTAATTGGGGTCAACACTGCCCGTCCCCCACGCAAGAAACGTCGTGTCGGTAAGTTTATTGGTTACAAATCCCTATACAAGCGAGCGATCGTCACCTTGGAAGAAGGGGACACTATCGGCCTCTTCCCTGACGTATAA